A region from the Triticum aestivum cultivar Chinese Spring chromosome 3D, IWGSC CS RefSeq v2.1, whole genome shotgun sequence genome encodes:
- the LOC123079681 gene encoding 40S ribosomal protein S15a-1, protein MVRVSVLNDALKSMYNAEKRGKRQVMIRPSSKVIIKFLIVMQKHGYIGEFEYVDDHRSGKIVVELNGRLNKCGVISPRFDVGVKEIEGWTARLLPSRQFGYIVLTTSAGIMDHEEARRKNVGGKVLGFFY, encoded by the exons ATGGTGAGAGTCAGTGTGCTGAACGATGCTCTCAAGAGCATGTACAACGCTGAGAAGCGTGGGAAGAGGCAGGTCATGATCAGGCCTTCTTCCAAGGTCATTATCAAGTTCCTTATCGTCATGCAGAAGCACG GATACATTGGCGAGTTTGAGTACGTTGATGATCACAGGTCTGGCAAGATCGTGGTTGAATTGAATGGCAGGCTGAACAAGTGTGGTGTCATCAGTCCTCGCTTTGATGTTGGTGTCAAGGAGATTGAGGGATGGACTGCAAGGCTCCTTCCTTCTCGTCAG TTTGGTTACATTGTGCTGACAACTTCTGCTGGGATCATGGACCATGAGGAGGCAAGGCGTAAGAATGTTGGTGGCAAAGTGCTAGGCTTTTTCTACTGA
- the LOC123079680 gene encoding P-loop NTPase domain-containing protein LPA1, which translates to MAEAAPPKLLYIAVADGGGRRAFRYTRPVLQSTLQLMGCKARHAFKISKKVFSVMRSEFLDASRSGRAVKEENAPSRIGEDADMLNTEIPDASSSSMPFELYKTQTTILVSREKFLNIVCDALSSYKYVGPNQKADLLLACRIKEKKESVTVLLCGTSGCGKSTLSSLLGSRLGITTVVSTDSIRHMMRSFADEKQNPLLYASTYHAGEYLDPVAVAKSKAKKLSTVSHTNGGKDGTSDVKSHHGSSDLPPRTELIGNKQMAIEGFKAQSEMVIDSLDRLITSWEEQKRSVIVEGVHLSLNFVMGLMKKHPSIIPFMVYIANEEKHMERFAVRAKYMTLDPAKNRYIKYIRNIRAIQEYLCNRADKHLVPKINNTNVDQSVAAIHATVFSCLRRREVGEQLYDLNTNTVSVVDEEYRNQRASNSLGSKGMFQFIQRKGSSRNLMALLNPDGSVTKAWHVDSCDGNANGSRSSDKSVGKVNPSQIGKVESVNLQFGSFGISAWLSDTGGTSHTGSVDDLRADGIETGGRYFSSCCSSPKTSDCASKEHMEDYSVYGSEEEADDPPDAETDEDLTDEERDVHEIEAGSVDEHSTKSDEEYDDLAMQDVMENGNCSDDDDEQAARFGNRSSPPLDESILGAADGDDAVVEGRYHHNLDLFTISKDMAVTRMPCA; encoded by the exons atggcggaggcggcgcCGCCGAAGCTGCTCTACATTGCCGTCGCCGACGGCGGTGGCCGGCGGGCGTTCCGGTACACGCGCCCCGTCCTGCAGAGCACCCTCCAGCTCATGGGCTGCAAGGCTCGCCACGCCTTCAAG ATTAGCAAGAAAGTGTTCAGTGTGATGAGGAGTGAATTCTTGGATGCATCGAGGTCGGGTAGGGCTGTTAAAGAAGAAAATGCTCCTAGTCGCATTGGGGAGGATGCTGATATGCTTAACACAGAAATTCCAGATGCAAGTAGCAGCAGCATGCCCTTCGAATTGTACAAGACACAGACAACGATTCTTGTTTCAAGAGAGAAGTTTCTGAATATTGTGTGTGATGCACTCTCTTCTTACAAGTATGTTGGACCAAACCAGAAGGCTGACTTGCTTCTTGCTTGCAG AATTAAGGAGAAAAAGGAATCAGTGACAGTACTCTTGTGTGGGACAAGCGGGTGTGGCAAGTCCACTCTATCATCTTTGTTG GGTAGTAGATTGGGCATTACGACAGTAGTTTCTACTGATTCCATACGCCATATGATGAGAAGCTTTGCAGATGAAAAGCAAAATCCTCTTCTCTATGCATCAACCTACCATGCAGGCGAATACTTGGACCCTGTTGCAGTTGCTAAGTCAAAGGCAAAGAAGCTCTCAACGGTTTCTCATACCAATGGAGGCAAAGATGGCACTTCAGATGTTAAATCTCATCATGGCTCCTCAGATTTACCTCCTAGAACCGAGTTGATTGGCAACAAACAAATGGCAATAGAAGGGTTCAAGGCGCAAAGCGAGATGGTCATTGACAGCCTGGACAGATTAATTACATCATGGGAAGAGCAGAAGCGATCTGTTATTGTTGAAGGAGTTCATTTGAGCCTAAATTTTGTG ATGGGGCTAATGAAGAAACATCCTTCCATAATACCATTTATGGTATACATTGCAAATGAGGAGAAGCACATGGAGCGATTTGCTGTACGTGCAAAGTACATGACATTGGACCCAGCAAAGAACAGATATATCAAGTACATCCGGAATATCAGGGCTATCCAGGAATACCTTTGCAACCGAGCGGACAAGCATCTGGTGCCTAAGATTAACAATACTAATGTTGACCAGAGCGTGGCAGCCATACATGCCACGGTTTTCAGCTGTCTTCGTCGACGAGAAGTTGGGGAGCAGTTGTATGATCTCAACACAAACACTGTTTCTGTGGTGGATGAGGAATACAGGAACCAGCGTGCATCTAACTCCTTGGGTTCCAAGGGCATGTTCCAGTTCATTCAAAGGAAGGGGTCTTCTAGGAATCTGATGGCTCTCCTTAACCCTGATGGTTCAGTCACCAAGGCTTGGCATGTAGATTCATGTGATGGCAATGCCAATGGCAGTAGAAGCAGTGATAAATCAGTAGGAAAGGTTAACCCATCACAAATTGGTAAGGTAGAGTCAGTTAATCTCCAATTTGGTTCCTTTGGGATTAGTGCGTGGCTGAGTGATACAGGTGGCACCAGCCATACTGGGAGCGTAGATGACCTGAGGGCTGATGGCATTGAGACAGGCGGTAGATACTTCTCCTCATGCTGCAGCTCGCCAAAGACATCAGACTGCGCATCCAAAGAG CATATGGAGGATTATTCAGTCTATGGTAGTGAAGAAGAAGCTGACGACCCACCTGATGCTGAAACTGATGAGGATCTAACTGATGAAGAAAGAGATGTTCACGAG ATTGAAGCGGGCTCGGTCGACGAGCATTCCACCAAGTCTGATGAGGAATACGACGACCTAGCCATGCAGGACGTGATGGAGAACGGTAACTGCTCCGACGATGACGACGAGCAAGCTGCGCGGTTCGGCAACAGGAGCTCGCCGCCCCTCGATGAGAGCATCCTCGGAGCAGCTGACGGTGATGATGCCGTGGTGGAGGGCAGGTACCACCACAACCTGGACCTATTCACGATATCCAAGGACATGGCTGTCACGCGGATGCCGTGCGCGTGA